From Nicotiana tabacum cultivar K326 chromosome 20, ASM71507v2, whole genome shotgun sequence, one genomic window encodes:
- the LOC107797571 gene encoding outer envelope pore protein 24B, chloroplastic has protein sequence MMKASLKAKYETDKAAATGAATIVFNAGDFKLRASMTDATVVNGPSLNSLALAVEKPGSFIFDYNVPKKDFRFQFMNSIRVLEKPLNLNYIHFRGDNRTILDGTLVFDSANKVSANHVLGSRGCKLKYNYVHGGLTTFEPSYDTTKNSWDFAVSRKVYGDDVCRATYQTTSKNLRFEWSRSSKLNGSFKVAASLCLADELKMPKLTAESSWDLDI, from the exons atgatgaaggcgtCACTGAAAGCTAAATATGAGACGGACAAAGCCGCCGCTACCGGCGCCGCAACTATAGTCTTCAACGCCGGCGATTTTAAGCTGCGTGCTTCTATGACCGATGCTACCGTAGTCAACGGTCCAAGCTTAAACAGCTTAGCTCTCGCTGTTGAAAAACCCGGTTCATTCATCTTCGACTACAACGTCCCCAAAAAG GACTTTAGGTTTCAATTTATGAACTCAATTAGGGTATTGGAGAAGCCATTGAATTTGAATTACATTCACTTTAGAGGAGATAACCGGACAATACTGGATGGGACATTGGTGTTTGATTCCGCGAACAAGGTGTCAGCCAATCATGTGCTGGGTTCGAGAGGTTGTAAATTGAAGTACAATTATGTTCATGGAGGACTCACTACTTTTGAGCCAAGCTATGATACGACGAAGAATTCTTGGGATTTTGCAGTGTCGCGTAAAGTTTATGGGGATGATGTGTGTAGGGCTACGTATCAAACAACGAGTAAGAATTTGAGGTTTGAATGGTCGAGGAGCTCCAAGCTAAATGGATCATTTAAG GTTGCTGCATCTCTCTGTTTGGCTGACGAACTTAAAATGCCAAAGTTAACTGCTGAAAGTTCGTGGGACTTGGACATATGA